In Candidatus Methylomirabilota bacterium, the following proteins share a genomic window:
- a CDS encoding response regulator: protein MGAGKILVVDDDPEVRMATGDFLTSKGHDVTLAEDGVQALKLLATVKPDVVLLDVAMPEMDGMEVLRRIVAGHPNLPVIMVTANADIEITSKVLQLGAADYVPKPFDLDYLDQAINIQLSSGRGAGG, encoded by the coding sequence TCGACGATGACCCGGAGGTGCGCATGGCCACGGGCGACTTCCTCACCAGCAAGGGCCATGACGTCACGCTCGCCGAAGACGGAGTCCAGGCTCTCAAGCTTCTCGCCACCGTCAAGCCCGACGTGGTGCTGCTCGACGTCGCCATGCCGGAGATGGACGGCATGGAGGTCCTGCGGCGGATCGTGGCCGGCCACCCGAACCTGCCCGTGATCATGGTCACGGCCAATGCCGACATCGAGATCACCTCGAAGGTGCTCCAGCTCGGCGCGGCCGACTATGTGCCCAAGCCCTTCGACCTCGACTACCTCGACCAGGCGATCAATATCCAGCTTTCCAGCGGCCGCGGCGCAGGCGGCTGA